TGTGTTTCAAGGCGTTAGCCTTATAAAAGAGTTACCCTATGGTGACTCCTCTAGTCGTTTTGATTTTGTGACACACGATCATTATCATATCATTTGTACTGAATGCGATAAGATAGTAGATTTTCATTATCCCGGCTTGGAGGAAGTTGAACACCTTGCTTCTCATGTAACTGGTTTTCAAGTTAATGCCCATCGGATGGAAGTATACGGAACTTGTCCAACATGTGCA
Above is a window of Sporosarcina sp. 6E9 DNA encoding:
- the perR gene encoding peroxide-responsive transcriptional repressor PerR — its product is MSDVTLKGALDTLKENGVRITPQRHAILEYLVTSKSHPTADEIYKSLANTFPNMSVATVYNNLRVFQGVSLIKELPYGDSSSRFDFVTHDHYHIICTECDKIVDFHYPGLEEVEHLASHVTGFQVNAHRMEVYGTCPTCAEVN